One region of Quercus lobata isolate SW786 chromosome 2, ValleyOak3.0 Primary Assembly, whole genome shotgun sequence genomic DNA includes:
- the LOC115978408 gene encoding polyol transporter 5-like, producing MANTDEATEVASPEEHKRSEPGFGHVGARLNKFTLLCALLASTNSILLGYDIGVMSGAVLYIKENLKITSVEEEILVGTLNVFSLVGSLASGKTSDYIGRRYTIVLAASTFLIGALLMGLAPSFAFLMAGRIVAGIGVGYSLMISPVYTAEISPAMSRGFLTSLPEFFITFGILFGYIVNYALASLPPHINWRIMLGLAAIPSIVIALGVIAMPESPRWLVMQGRVDQAKEVLIKTSNTTEEAELRLEEITKAALSNNGSPDSAQQNNWRGQGVWKELLLRPSRPIRRMLISSIGMNFFMQASGNDAVIYYCPEVFKAAGIHNKKELFGVNVIMGLAKTSFVLFSAFYLDRFGRRPLLLVGSAGMAISLAGLGLGSKFLDHSDSKASWAIVLSIVAVCADVSFFSLGLGPITWVYSSEIFPMWLRAQGTSLAISVNRLVSGVVSMSFLSISKKITFGGMFFVLSGIMVVATVFFYVFIPETKGKTLEEIGALFEDKDTKNDKEGREMTVV from the coding sequence ATATTGGTGTCATGAGTGGGGCAGTACTATACATCAAAGAAAACCTCAAAATCACATCAGTCGAAGAGGAAATTTTGGTGGGTACCTTAAACGTGTTTTCTTTAGTGGGATCACTTGCTTCTGGTAAAACTTCTGATTATATAGGCAGGCGTTACACTATAGTCTTGGCCGCATCAACATTTCTAATAGGTGCACTTCTAATGGGTCTAGCTCCATCATTTGCATTCCTCATGGCGGGCCGCATAGTCGCTGGCATCGGCGTCGGCTACTCCCTTATGATCTCACCTGTCTACACAGCTGAGATCTCCCCAGCCATGTCTCGTGGCTTCCTCACTTCACTCCCAGAATTCTTCATCACTTTTGGTATCCTATTTGGTTACATTGTCAACTATGCCTTAGCAAGTTTGCCTCCACACATAAATTGGAGAATAATGTTGGGCCTTGCAGCAATACCATCAATTGTCATTGCTTTAGGGGTGATAGCAATGCCTGAGTCCCCTCGTTGGCTCGTCATGCAAGGTCGAGTAGACCAAGCTAAAGAGGTTTTAATTAAAACCTCAAACACCACAGAAGAAGCTGAATTGAGACTTGAGGAAATAACCAAAGCCGCATTGTCAAATAATGGTAGCCCAGACTCGGCCCAACAAAACAATTGGCGTGGACAAGGAGTTTGGAAAGAACTTTTGTTGAGGCCCTCTAGGCCCATTAGAAGGATGCTAATTTCTTCCATAGGAATGAACTTTTTTATGCAAGCTTCTGGGAACGACGCCGTTATATATTACTGCCCTGAAGTGTTCAAGGCAGCTGGGATTCATAATAAGAAAGAGCTTTTTGGTGTTAATGTGATCATGGGCCTTGCAAAGACATCTTTTGTGTTGTTTTCGGCCTTTTATTTGGACAGGTTTGGTAGGCGGCCCCTTTTGTTAGTGGGCTCAGCTGGGATGGCTATATCTTTAGCTGGGCTTGGTTTGGGCTCTAAGTTTCTTGACCATTCAGATAGTAAAGCATCATGGGCCATTGTGTTAAGCATTGTGGCTGTGTGTGCTGATGTTTCCTTCTTTTCACTTGGGCTGGGGCCCATTACATGGGTGTACTCGTCAGAGATATTTCCTATGTGGTTACGGGCCCAAGGTACGAGCCTGGCCATATCGGTGAACAGGTTGGTGAGTGGGGTGGTGTCAATGTCGTTTTTGAGCATTTCCAAGAAGATAACATTTGGGGGAATGTTTTTTGTGCTATCGGGAATAATGGTGGTGGCCACTGTGTTCTTTTATGTGTTTATTCCAGAGACAAAGGGCAAGACCTTAGAAGAAATAGGAGCTCTATTTGAGGATAAAGATACAAAGAATGATAAGGAGGGAAGGGAAATGACAGTAGtgtag